A single Drechmeria coniospora strain ARSEF 6962 chromosome 03, whole genome shotgun sequence DNA region contains:
- a CDS encoding RNA splicing factor Pad-1 — translation MEIETEIHAVDPAGRGMTLVIATMAVAEMIPLVVILAATAAVSEHVEVATVVVNTIGITGTVITIAPTAHARARALTPPAGTMLAMTATVEDETVTTGTTVTTGTTVTTVTTGTTGTTGTTGTTGTTVMTGMTGMTVTIGMTVTTSGTPPNEDERDRRTVFVQQLANRLRTDKLKAFFEQNAGPVNEAQIVKDRVSGRSKGVGYVEFKDEEAVQKALQLTGRPLEGIPIIVRVTEAEKNRQVKKADESGGGNSNSAPFHRLYIGNIHFNVTQEDLEAVFEPFGELDFAQLQMDENKRSKGFGFVQYKEAENAREALEKMNGFELAGRPIRVGLGNDRSGNDANSRLHGPNGNFQGSAFSGAGGRGPASAFDRAGARDDRNGGGSALDDSDVAGVNFNNYSRDALMRKLARTEDTTDGRDAAQAIKPRAETKPLPVSVNVASRCILLRNMFDPDEEEGEDWADELAMDVKTECEKRYGTVVHVEVDPNTKGDVYLKFAQVQGGENAIKGLNGRYFGGRMINASPVVDAVYSSLFTRSRAL, via the exons ATGGAGATAGAAACAGAGATTCACGCCGTGGATCCAGCCGGACGCGGGATGACGCTCGTGATCGCCACCATGGCAGTCGCCGAGATGATCCCCCTCGTAGTGATTCtggcagcaacagcagccgTGTCGGAGCACGTGGAAGTCGCGACAGTCGTCGTGAACACAATAGGCATCACAGGGACGGTGATTACTATCGCGCCGACCGCTcacgctcgcgctcgcgctctCACTCCCCCCGCCGGCACCATGCTCGCGATGACCGcgaccgtcgaggacgagaccgTCACGACCGGCACGACCGTCACGACCGGCACGACCGTCACGACCGTCACGACCGGCACGACCGGCACGACCGGCACGACCGGCACGACCGGCACGACCGTCATGACCGGCATGACCGGCATGACCGTCACGATCGGCATGACCGTCACGACC TCGGGCACGCCACCGAACGAGGATGAGCGGGATCGCCGCACCGTCTTTGTCCAACAGCTGGCCAATCGACTTCGGACCGATAAGCTCAAGGCCTTTTTCGAGCAGAATGCCGGACCTGTAAACGAAGCACAAATCGTGAAAGATCGCGTTAGCGGCCGGTCAAAAGG CGTTGGCTACGTCGAGttcaaggacgaggaggccgttCAGAAGGCTCTCCAGCTCACCGGCCGTCCTCTGGAGGGCATCCCCATCATCGTTCGAGTTACCGAGGCGGAGAAAAACCGGCAGGTCAAAAAGGCCGACGAGTCGGGTGGTGGGAACTCCAACTCTGCCCCATTTCACCGTCTCTACATCGGCAACATTCACTTCAATGTCACCCAGGAAGAtctcgaggccgtcttcGAGCCTTTCGGCGAGCTTGACTTTGCTCAGCTGCAGATGGACGAGAACAAGCGCAGCAAGGGCTTCGGCTTTGTCCA GTACAAGGAAGCTGAAAATGCCCGAgaggcgctcgagaagaTGAATGGCTTCGAGCTTGCCGGACGTCCCATCCGTGTCGGATTAGGCAACGACCGGTCAGGCAACGACGCCAACTCTAGGCTCCACGGCCCTAATGGGAACTTCCAAGGATCTGCCTTTTCAggtgccggcggccgcggcccggCATCGGCCTTTGACCGAGCCGGAGCGCGCGACGACAGAAACGGTGGCGGTAGCGCGCTGGATGACTCGGACGTGGCCGGTGTGAATTTCAATAACTACAGTCGCGATGCGTTGATGAGAAAACTTGCCAGGACCGAAGACACAACCGATGGCAGAGACGCTGCGCAGGCTATCAAGCCACGTGCCGAGACGAAGCCATTGCCCGTCAGCGTCAACGTCGCCAGCCGCTGCATCCTCCTGCGCAACATGTTTGACCCCGATGA GGAAGAGGGTGAGGATTGGGCCGACGAACTCGCAATGGATGTCAAGACGGAATGCGAGAAGAGGTACGGCACCGTTGTGCACGTCGAAGTCGATCCTAATACCAAGGGCGACGTCTATCTCAAGTTCGCCCAGGTGCAGGGCGGAGAGAACGCCATCAAAGGTCTCAACGGTCGTTACTTTGGTGGCCGCATGATCAACGCGTCTCCGGTTGTTGATGCCGTCTACAGCAGCCTCTTCACTCGTTCCCGAGCTCTCTAA